A single window of Alphaproteobacteria bacterium DNA harbors:
- a CDS encoding cyclic nucleotide-binding domain-containing protein — MDVKSLDRIIAAHRFFQGLSPAACALIAGCGRNVHFRPGHRLYRQGDPADTFYVIRHGKVALEMPGAGPATVFQTVGPGDILNASWLVPPYRCTSDARAMETTRAIAFNAVCLRDKCDQDHDLGYELMKRFVPVVIERLSHSRLQAMDLYAAGGIHE, encoded by the coding sequence ATGGACGTCAAATCGCTCGACCGGATCATCGCCGCCCATCGCTTCTTCCAGGGGCTTTCGCCTGCGGCCTGTGCGTTGATCGCCGGCTGTGGCCGCAATGTGCACTTTCGGCCCGGCCACCGCCTGTATCGTCAGGGCGACCCGGCCGATACCTTCTATGTGATCCGCCACGGCAAGGTGGCGCTGGAAATGCCGGGCGCGGGACCTGCGACCGTGTTCCAGACCGTCGGGCCCGGCGACATTCTCAACGCCTCCTGGCTGGTGCCGCCCTATCGCTGCACCTCCGATGCCCGCGCCATGGAGACCACCCGCGCCATCGCCTTCAATGCGGTCTGTCTGCGCGACAAGTGCGACCAGGATCACGACCTCGGCTACGAATTGATGAAGCGCTTCGTGCCGGTGGTGATCGAACGCCTGAGCCATTCCCGCCTGCAAGCCATGGACCTCTACGCCGCGGGGGGCATCCACGAATGA
- a CDS encoding FAD/NAD(P)-binding protein, which translates to MRPAVRTSDAYVPALWRVAAREQETADTVTFALTPPPDAPPLPFRPGQFNMLYAFGVGEVPISISGDPARTDRGMVHTLRAVGSVTRPLARLSEGQTVGLRGPFGSHWPLEAAAGGDLVLVAGGLGLAPLRPAIWAALAARERFRNLVIVYGTRNPANLIFRRDLREWRSRLDTECEVTVDHAAPDWHGHVGTILQRLQHAEFEPAATTAFVCGPEIMMRHTAHALIDRGVPAARLYLSMERNMKCALGRCGHCQFGPHFVCKDGPVFAYDRIRPLLGVAEV; encoded by the coding sequence ATGAGGCCGGCTGTCCGCACATCCGACGCCTATGTGCCGGCGCTCTGGCGGGTGGCAGCGCGCGAGCAGGAGACCGCGGATACCGTCACCTTCGCCCTGACGCCGCCGCCCGATGCGCCACCGCTGCCGTTCCGGCCGGGGCAGTTCAACATGCTCTATGCCTTCGGCGTGGGCGAGGTGCCCATCAGCATCAGCGGCGACCCCGCCCGGACCGACCGGGGCATGGTGCACACGCTCCGCGCGGTCGGAAGCGTCACCCGGCCGCTCGCCCGCCTGAGCGAGGGGCAGACGGTCGGGTTGCGAGGGCCGTTCGGCAGCCACTGGCCGCTGGAGGCGGCGGCGGGCGGCGACCTCGTCCTGGTCGCCGGCGGGCTCGGCTTGGCGCCGCTGCGCCCGGCGATCTGGGCGGCGCTGGCAGCGCGGGAGCGCTTCCGCAACCTCGTCATCGTCTATGGCACCCGCAATCCGGCGAACCTGATCTTCCGCCGCGACCTGCGGGAATGGCGCAGTCGGCTCGATACGGAATGCGAGGTGACGGTGGACCACGCCGCGCCCGACTGGCACGGCCATGTCGGCACCATTCTGCAACGCCTCCAGCACGCCGAGTTCGAGCCCGCGGCCACGACCGCCTTTGTCTGCGGGCCGGAAATCATGATGCGGCACACCGCCCACGCCCTGATCGACCGCGGTGTGCCGGCGGCGCGCCTGTATCTCTCCATGGAACGCAACATGAAGTGCGCGCTCGGCCGCTGCGGCCATTGCCAGTTCGGCCCGCACTTTGTCTGCAAGGACGGCCCGGTCTTTGCCTATGACCGCATCCGCCCCTTGCTCGGCGTGGCGGAGGTGTAG
- a CDS encoding oxidoreductase has protein sequence MAEPASAPKPRLAVWKFASCDGCQLSILDLEDELLALAGRVEIAFFLEASSRTVDGPYDLSLVEGSITTAHDARRIQQVRAQSKALVTIGACATAGGIQALRNFADVEEFTRAVYARPDYIETLATSTPIADHVAVDFELRGCPVNKHQLLELVAAVLFGKQPAFSGDSVCTECKRRGTVCVAVANGTPCLGPVTQAGCGAICPAYDRGCYGCFGPSDGAAMPAFSRMLAAHGLEPPQITRYLRTFNANAPAFRAESERLAPGEGEGSA, from the coding sequence ATGGCCGAGCCCGCTTCCGCACCAAAGCCCCGGCTGGCGGTCTGGAAATTCGCCTCGTGCGACGGCTGCCAGCTCTCGATCCTCGATCTGGAGGACGAATTGCTGGCGCTTGCCGGGCGGGTCGAGATCGCCTTTTTCCTCGAAGCCTCCAGCCGCACGGTCGACGGCCCCTATGATCTCTCCCTGGTCGAGGGCTCGATCACCACGGCCCACGACGCCCGGCGCATCCAGCAGGTGCGCGCCCAGTCCAAGGCCCTGGTCACCATCGGCGCCTGCGCGACGGCAGGCGGCATCCAGGCGCTGCGCAACTTCGCCGACGTGGAGGAATTCACGCGCGCGGTCTATGCCCGCCCGGACTATATCGAGACGCTGGCGACCTCCACTCCCATCGCCGACCATGTGGCGGTGGATTTCGAACTGCGCGGCTGCCCGGTGAACAAGCACCAGCTTCTGGAACTCGTCGCCGCGGTTCTGTTCGGCAAACAGCCGGCCTTTTCCGGCGACAGCGTCTGCACCGAATGCAAGCGGCGCGGCACTGTCTGTGTCGCCGTTGCCAACGGCACGCCCTGCCTCGGGCCGGTGACGCAGGCGGGCTGCGGCGCCATCTGCCCGGCCTATGACCGCGGCTGCTATGGCTGTTTCGGCCCCAGCGACGGCGCGGCCATGCCGGCCTTCTCGCGCATGCTGGCGGCCCACGGCCTGGAGCCGCCGCAGATCACGCGCTATCTGCGCACCTTCAACGCCAACGCCCCGGCCTTTCGCGCCGAAAGCGAACGCCTTGCGCCGGGCGAGGGGGAGGGCAGCGCATGA
- a CDS encoding nickel-dependent hydrogenase large subunit, whose amino-acid sequence MTRRTIKVDYLARVEGEGALHARIADGAVEHVELNIFEPPRYFEALLRGRDFREAPDITARICGICPVAYQMSAVHAMEAACGVSLPPSLRALRRLLYCGEWIQSHVLHAFMLHAPDFLGCDSVVEMARTNAPLVQQALRMKKAGNAIIAAVGGREVHPINVKVGGFYRAPRREEIAGLRDEVAWGRDATAEALAWAATLPYPDFERDYQFVALRAADEYPMNAGRIVSSRGLDIDTLAYEQTFAESHEPQSTALHSRLIADGSAYLVGPLARYALNFDRLPPAVQAAARAAGLGPVCRNPYRSLLVRLVEVLFAFGEALHLIEAYEPPPQPSVAVEPREGSGCWATEAPRGLLYHRYAIGADGLIREAKIVPPTSQNQPSIEDDLRGVLAANLALDDDALRHRCEVTIRNYDPCISCATHFLTLTLDRDTGAEAPP is encoded by the coding sequence ATGACCCGCCGCACCATCAAGGTCGACTATCTGGCGCGGGTCGAAGGCGAGGGGGCGCTGCACGCCCGCATCGCCGATGGCGCGGTCGAGCATGTCGAGCTCAACATTTTCGAGCCGCCCCGCTACTTCGAGGCGCTGCTGCGCGGCCGCGACTTCCGCGAGGCGCCCGACATCACCGCCCGCATCTGCGGCATCTGCCCCGTCGCCTATCAGATGAGCGCCGTTCATGCCATGGAGGCCGCCTGCGGCGTGAGCCTGCCGCCGTCGCTGCGTGCCCTGCGCCGGCTGCTCTATTGCGGCGAGTGGATTCAGAGCCACGTTCTGCACGCCTTCATGCTGCACGCGCCCGACTTTCTCGGCTGCGACAGCGTCGTCGAGATGGCCCGGACCAACGCGCCGCTGGTGCAGCAGGCGCTGCGCATGAAGAAGGCGGGCAACGCCATCATCGCCGCCGTCGGCGGGCGCGAGGTCCATCCGATCAATGTCAAGGTCGGCGGCTTCTACCGCGCGCCCCGCCGCGAGGAGATCGCCGGCCTGCGGGACGAAGTGGCCTGGGGCCGCGACGCCACGGCCGAGGCGCTGGCCTGGGCCGCCACGCTGCCCTATCCCGACTTCGAGCGTGACTACCAGTTCGTCGCGCTGCGCGCGGCGGACGAATACCCGATGAATGCCGGCCGGATTGTCTCCTCCCGCGGTCTCGACATCGACACCCTGGCCTATGAACAGACCTTTGCCGAGAGCCACGAGCCGCAGTCGACCGCCCTGCATTCGCGCCTGATCGCCGACGGCAGCGCCTATCTGGTCGGCCCGCTCGCCCGCTATGCCCTGAACTTCGACCGGCTGCCGCCGGCGGTGCAGGCCGCGGCCCGCGCGGCCGGCCTCGGTCCCGTCTGCCGCAATCCCTATCGCAGCCTGCTGGTCCGTCTTGTCGAGGTGCTGTTCGCCTTCGGCGAGGCCCTGCACCTGATCGAGGCCTATGAACCGCCGCCCCAGCCCTCGGTCGCGGTCGAGCCGCGCGAGGGCAGCGGTTGCTGGGCGACCGAGGCGCCGCGCGGCCTGCTCTACCACCGCTATGCCATCGGCGCGGACGGTTTGATCCGCGAGGCCAAGATCGTGCCGCCGACCTCGCAGAACCAGCCCAGCATCGAGGACGACCTGCGCGGCGTGCTGGCCGCCAACCTGGCGCTCGACGACGACGCGTTGCGGCACCGGTGCGAGGTGACGATCCGAAATTACGACCCGTGCATTTCCTGTGCGACGCACTTCCTGACCCTGACGCTGGATCGCGACACCGGGGCGGAGGCACCGCCATGA
- a CDS encoding hydrogenase maturation protease produces MSVLVIGIGNPDRGDDGAGPLVVSRLGKAGVPGLALRSSGGDPADLLAAWEGKAAVVLVDACASGSEPGTIHRFDAVDRPLPETFGAVSTHGFGLGAAVELARAMDALPPALRVYGIEAAGFAPGAPLSPAVEAAAEAVADEIARLFGSGPCTKPA; encoded by the coding sequence ATGAGCGTGCTGGTGATCGGCATCGGCAACCCCGACCGCGGCGACGATGGCGCCGGACCGCTCGTGGTCTCGCGTCTCGGCAAGGCCGGGGTGCCGGGGCTCGCGCTCCGGTCCAGCGGCGGCGACCCGGCCGATTTGCTGGCCGCCTGGGAGGGAAAGGCGGCGGTGGTGCTGGTCGACGCTTGCGCGAGCGGGTCGGAACCCGGTACGATTCACCGGTTCGATGCGGTGGACCGGCCCTTGCCCGAAACCTTCGGCGCCGTTTCCACCCACGGTTTCGGACTGGGCGCGGCGGTGGAACTGGCCCGTGCCATGGACGCCCTGCCGCCGGCACTCCGGGTCTATGGCATCGAGGCTGCCGGGTTCGCGCCCGGTGCGCCGCTGTCGCCGGCGGTCGAGGCCGCCGCAGAGGCCGTTGCCGACGAAATCGCACGCCTATTCGGGAGCGGACCATGCACGAAGCCGGCCTGA
- a CDS encoding hydrogenase maturation nickel metallochaperone HypA, with amino-acid sequence MHEAGLMRDLMRKILDLAAANRARRVSGVTVWLGALSHMSPGHFQEHFDQAAAGTLAEGARLTCQTSDDMADPNAQSILLRSIETED; translated from the coding sequence ATGCACGAAGCCGGCCTGATGCGCGACCTGATGCGCAAAATCCTGGACCTCGCCGCCGCCAACCGGGCCCGGCGCGTCAGCGGCGTGACGGTCTGGCTCGGCGCGCTGTCGCACATGTCGCCCGGCCATTTTCAGGAGCATTTCGACCAGGCCGCCGCCGGCACCCTGGCGGAGGGCGCGCGCCTGACCTGCCAGACCTCCGACGACATGGCCGACCCCAACGCCCAGTCCATCCTGCTGCGCAGCATCGAGACGGAGGACTGA
- the hypF gene encoding carbamoyltransferase HypF, producing the protein MSGFAGSTVATVIRLRLTVSGVVQGVGFRPFVYRLAEAHGLAGHVLNASDGVRIEVEGPLDAVETFAAAIPRHAPANARIDAIRRHMMEPAGQAGFCVLGSEAAAEPALRVPPDLATCPDCVAEVLDPANRRYRYALTNCTACGPRFSILDALPYDRHRTAMRGFGLCADCRAEYGEPLDRRFHAEPIACSACGPQLALSGSDGVAVASDAAAIAMAAAEIAAGGVVAVKGLGGYHLAVDATSDAAVARLRRRKRRPTKPLAVMVPSLAVARALCRLGPAEEAALQSPAAPIVLAPKRHAQLSDQVAPQCAELGLILPYTPLHHLLMRALARPLVVTSGNRSGEPILYDDRGAQRGLASVTDRFLSHTRPIRRPVEDSVVRTIGGAPQVLRLGRGLAPDVLALSPAAVPDGPAILALGGYLKTAPVLLRGHEAILGPHVGDQETAAAEESLGRALEDLQSLHNTRAAVVACDRHPDYPTTHLAEVFGLPVVRVQHHAAHIASVIAEHGLTEPVLGIAWDGTGYGLDGTVWGGEALWMTPDGWHRVARLRPFPLPGGEQAVREPRRALYGLLHAAGRLDLLPSGLFSAEEQRMLAKLLDVGVNAPATSSMGRLFDALAALLGLGAVNRHEGEAAAALEHAARRIPDDTVLAPYAIALDATALDVTGPQGLLELDWRPMLGAIVRDLHRGRSVAGVARSIHEALASAVVAIARARNAPAVALSGGCFQNRLLLDRCMTLLAADGRRAYVNRRVPPGDGGLALGQAFVARQRLAAGG; encoded by the coding sequence ATGAGCGGGTTTGCGGGCAGCACGGTCGCCACCGTCATCCGCCTGCGGCTGACGGTGTCCGGTGTGGTCCAGGGGGTGGGCTTTCGTCCCTTCGTCTACCGCCTGGCCGAGGCGCACGGGCTGGCCGGTCATGTCCTGAACGCCAGCGATGGCGTGCGGATCGAGGTGGAAGGGCCGCTGGACGCCGTCGAGACGTTTGCCGCCGCCATTCCCCGGCACGCGCCGGCGAACGCCCGCATTGACGCCATCCGCCGGCACATGATGGAGCCAGCCGGCCAAGCCGGGTTCTGTGTGCTGGGTTCCGAGGCCGCGGCAGAGCCCGCCCTGCGGGTGCCGCCGGACCTCGCCACATGCCCGGATTGTGTTGCGGAGGTGCTGGACCCGGCCAACCGCCGCTATCGCTATGCCTTGACCAACTGCACCGCCTGCGGCCCGCGGTTTTCGATCCTGGACGCCTTGCCCTATGACCGCCACCGCACGGCCATGCGCGGCTTCGGCCTCTGCGCCGACTGCCGGGCGGAATATGGCGAGCCGCTGGACCGGCGGTTTCACGCCGAACCGATTGCCTGTTCGGCCTGCGGCCCGCAACTGGCCCTCAGCGGCAGCGACGGCGTGGCCGTGGCGAGCGACGCCGCCGCCATCGCCATGGCCGCGGCCGAGATCGCGGCCGGTGGGGTGGTCGCGGTCAAGGGGCTGGGCGGCTATCATCTGGCGGTCGATGCCACCAGCGACGCCGCCGTCGCCCGACTGCGCCGCCGCAAGCGCCGCCCGACCAAGCCGCTGGCGGTCATGGTTCCCTCCCTGGCCGTCGCCCGCGCGCTTTGCCGCCTGGGCCCGGCGGAGGAAGCGGCGTTGCAGTCTCCGGCCGCGCCGATTGTCCTGGCGCCGAAGCGGCACGCGCAACTCAGCGATCAGGTGGCGCCGCAATGCGCCGAACTCGGCTTGATCCTGCCCTACACGCCCTTGCACCACTTGCTGATGCGGGCCCTGGCGCGGCCCCTGGTGGTGACGAGCGGCAATCGCAGCGGCGAGCCGATCCTCTATGACGACCGCGGCGCGCAACGCGGGCTGGCGTCGGTCACCGACCGGTTTCTGAGCCACACGCGGCCGATCCGCCGGCCGGTCGAGGACTCCGTGGTGCGCACGATCGGCGGCGCGCCGCAGGTGCTGCGCCTCGGCCGCGGCCTGGCGCCGGACGTGCTCGCCCTCTCGCCCGCGGCCGTGCCCGACGGACCGGCCATCCTGGCACTGGGTGGCTATCTCAAGACCGCGCCGGTGTTGCTGCGCGGTCACGAGGCGATACTCGGGCCGCATGTCGGCGACCAGGAGACCGCCGCGGCGGAGGAAAGCCTGGGCCGCGCGCTGGAAGACCTGCAAAGCCTGCACAACACCCGCGCCGCCGTGGTGGCCTGCGACCGGCACCCGGACTATCCGACCACCCATCTGGCGGAAGTCTTCGGTTTGCCGGTGGTCCGGGTGCAGCACCACGCCGCCCACATCGCCTCCGTCATCGCCGAACACGGCCTGACCGAGCCGGTGCTGGGCATTGCCTGGGACGGCACCGGCTATGGCCTCGACGGTACGGTCTGGGGCGGCGAGGCGCTTTGGATGACGCCGGACGGCTGGCACCGCGTCGCCCGCCTGCGGCCGTTCCCGCTGCCCGGCGGCGAACAGGCGGTGCGCGAGCCCCGCCGTGCGCTCTACGGCCTGTTGCACGCCGCCGGCCGCCTCGACCTGCTGCCCTCCGGCCTGTTCTCGGCCGAGGAGCAGCGCATGCTGGCCAAGCTGCTGGATGTCGGCGTGAACGCGCCCGCCACCTCCAGCATGGGCCGGTTGTTCGACGCGCTGGCCGCCCTGCTGGGACTGGGAGCGGTGAACCGGCACGAGGGCGAGGCCGCCGCCGCGCTGGAGCACGCGGCCCGCCGCATCCCGGACGATACGGTGCTCGCGCCCTATGCCATCGCCCTGGATGCCACCGCCTTGGATGTCACTGGCCCGCAAGGACTGCTGGAGCTGGACTGGCGGCCGATGCTTGGCGCGATTGTGCGCGATCTTCACCGCGGCCGCTCGGTCGCGGGCGTCGCCCGGTCGATCCACGAGGCCCTGGCGAGCGCCGTCGTCGCCATCGCCCGCGCCCGGAACGCCCCGGCGGTTGCGCTATCGGGCGGGTGCTTTCAGAACCGGCTGCTGCTGGACCGCTGCATGACCTTGCTCGCGGCCGATGGGCGCCGCGCCTACGTCAATCGCCGCGTGCCGCCCGGCGATGGCGGCCTGGCGCTCGGCCAGGCATTCGTGGCGCGCCAGCGGCTGGCGGCGGGAGGTTGA
- a CDS encoding HypC/HybG/HupF family hydrogenase formation chaperone has product MCLAVPGHLVETRGYDLERIGLADFGGVRREVSLAFVPEAVVGDYVLVHVGVAIARLDEAEAARTFAELAAAGVVE; this is encoded by the coding sequence ATGTGTCTCGCCGTACCCGGACATCTGGTGGAAACCCGCGGCTACGACCTGGAGCGCATCGGCCTGGCCGATTTCGGCGGCGTCCGGCGCGAGGTCAGCCTGGCCTTCGTGCCGGAAGCGGTCGTCGGCGATTACGTGCTGGTGCATGTCGGCGTCGCCATCGCCCGGCTCGACGAGGCCGAAGCGGCCCGCACCTTCGCGGAACTGGCGGCCGCCGGGGTGGTCGAATGA
- the hypD gene encoding hydrogenase formation protein HypD — MKYVDEFREPDLVRRLAAAIAATVTRPWTVMEVCGGQTHAILRFGLDQLLPDNLTLLHGPGCPVCVTPAAMIDKAVEIAARPEVVFCTFADMLPVPAGKGCLADAKSRGADVRPVYSPLEAVRIAAAEPEREVVFFAVGFETTAPANALAVRQAETQGLGNFSLLVAQVLVPPALESLLSAPGTGIHAFLAAGHVCTVMGTADYAPIARRHGVPIVATGFEPVDILSGVLSAVRQLEAGEARVENVYARAVAPAGNPAARALVQAVFRPVDRDWRGLGTIPASGLDLRPELRRFDACARFGALAKAPAGDPRCIAGRVLQGQARPDQCPAFGGACTPDRPLGVPMVSAEGACAAYYLYRHQETATA, encoded by the coding sequence ATGAAATACGTGGACGAATTCCGTGAGCCGGATCTGGTGCGCCGCCTCGCCGCTGCCATCGCGGCCACGGTCACCCGGCCCTGGACGGTGATGGAGGTGTGCGGCGGCCAGACCCACGCCATCCTGCGTTTCGGCCTCGACCAGTTGCTGCCGGACAACCTCACCCTGCTGCACGGCCCCGGCTGCCCGGTCTGCGTCACGCCCGCCGCCATGATCGACAAGGCGGTGGAAATCGCGGCCCGGCCCGAGGTCGTGTTCTGCACCTTTGCCGACATGCTGCCGGTCCCGGCCGGCAAGGGCTGCCTGGCCGACGCCAAATCGCGCGGCGCCGATGTGCGCCCGGTCTACTCGCCGCTGGAGGCGGTGCGCATCGCCGCCGCCGAGCCGGAGCGGGAGGTGGTGTTCTTCGCCGTCGGCTTCGAGACCACCGCGCCGGCCAACGCCCTGGCGGTGCGGCAGGCGGAGACGCAGGGGCTCGGCAATTTCTCGCTGCTGGTGGCCCAGGTGCTGGTGCCGCCCGCGCTCGAAAGCCTGCTTTCGGCGCCGGGGACCGGCATTCACGCCTTTCTGGCCGCGGGCCATGTCTGCACCGTCATGGGCACGGCGGACTACGCGCCCATCGCCCGCCGGCACGGCGTGCCCATCGTCGCCACCGGCTTCGAGCCGGTCGACATTCTGAGCGGCGTTCTGAGTGCGGTGCGGCAGCTGGAGGCCGGAGAGGCGCGGGTGGAGAATGTCTATGCCCGCGCCGTCGCGCCCGCCGGCAACCCGGCGGCGCGCGCGCTGGTGCAGGCGGTGTTCCGGCCGGTCGATCGCGACTGGCGCGGTCTGGGCACCATCCCCGCCAGCGGCCTCGATCTGCGGCCCGAACTGCGCCGGTTCGATGCCTGCGCCCGGTTCGGCGCCCTGGCCAAGGCGCCGGCCGGCGATCCGCGCTGCATTGCCGGCCGCGTGTTGCAGGGCCAGGCCCGGCCCGACCAGTGCCCGGCCTTCGGCGGCGCGTGCACGCCGGATCGCCCGCTGGGCGTGCCGATGGTGTCGGCCGAGGGCGCCTGCGCCGCCTACTATCTCTACCGCCATCAGGAGACCGCGACCGCATGA
- the hypE gene encoding hydrogenase expression/formation protein HypE, whose amino-acid sequence MTAEPAASNWPAPAGIGDRIQMGHGGGGRMMQDLIHQVIEPAFRNRLLEQRHDGAIFPAGDGEWAFTTDGYVVQPLFFPGGDIGKLAVNGAINDLAMCGAAPGRIAISLILEEGFPIADLRRIVGSMAEAAAAMGAEIVTGDTKVVERGKGDGVFVTASAVGSVRVPAQPLPSAVRPGDVVLISGDIGRHGIAVMAARADLTFDPPLFSDCAPLWPAVAALIEADIPLHCLRDLTRGGLAAGLVEVAETALLGVEVETAAIPVTEPVRNACELFGLEPMHVANEGCFLAFVPPDDAAAAIAVLRAFGDARLIGRVCEEQSGAVTLVNPYGTRRRLRLPNGEQLPRIC is encoded by the coding sequence ATGACGGCCGAACCCGCCGCTTCGAACTGGCCCGCGCCCGCGGGCATTGGCGACCGGATCCAGATGGGCCATGGCGGCGGCGGCCGCATGATGCAGGACCTGATCCACCAGGTGATCGAGCCCGCCTTCCGCAACCGCCTGCTGGAGCAGCGCCACGACGGCGCCATCTTTCCGGCGGGGGACGGGGAGTGGGCCTTCACCACCGACGGCTATGTGGTCCAGCCCCTGTTCTTTCCCGGCGGTGACATCGGCAAGCTGGCGGTCAACGGCGCGATCAACGACCTGGCCATGTGCGGCGCCGCGCCGGGCCGGATCGCGATTTCCCTGATCCTGGAGGAAGGCTTCCCCATCGCCGACCTGCGCCGCATTGTCGGCTCCATGGCGGAGGCCGCGGCGGCCATGGGGGCGGAGATCGTGACCGGCGACACCAAGGTGGTCGAGCGGGGCAAGGGCGACGGCGTGTTCGTCACCGCCAGCGCCGTCGGCTCGGTGCGGGTGCCGGCGCAGCCCTTGCCGAGCGCGGTTCGCCCCGGCGACGTCGTGCTCATTTCGGGCGATATCGGCCGGCACGGGATCGCGGTCATGGCGGCGCGCGCCGACCTGACCTTCGACCCGCCGCTCTTCAGCGATTGCGCGCCGCTCTGGCCGGCGGTCGCGGCGCTGATCGAGGCCGACATCCCGCTGCATTGCCTGCGCGATCTCACCCGCGGCGGCCTCGCTGCCGGCCTGGTGGAGGTGGCAGAGACCGCGTTGCTGGGCGTCGAGGTCGAGACCGCGGCCATTCCCGTGACCGAGCCCGTGCGCAATGCCTGCGAACTGTTCGGGCTGGAGCCCATGCACGTCGCCAACGAGGGCTGCTTCCTCGCCTTCGTCCCGCCGGATGACGCGGCGGCGGCCATCGCCGTGCTGCGCGCCTTCGGCGACGCCCGGCTGATCGGCCGCGTTTGCGAGGAGCAGTCCGGCGCGGTCACGCTCGTCAACCCCTACGGCACCCGCCGCCGCCTGCGCCTGCCGAACGGCGAGCAGTTGCCGCGGATCTGCTGA